A single Hippopotamus amphibius kiboko isolate mHipAmp2 chromosome 5, mHipAmp2.hap2, whole genome shotgun sequence DNA region contains:
- the LOC130854272 gene encoding charged multivesicular body protein 1B2-like: MKEIITEETGSGIVDLQAGSTSGLEPCSRSTQPSNPFCCRDCRLPRKVVGPCRIWKLHLCYHLSDEVELPVLYKHLFNLKFAAKELNRNAKKCDKEEKAEKAKIEKAIQKGNTEVARIHAENAICQKNQAFNFLRMGTRVDAVAARVQTAVTMGKVTKPMAGVVKSMDAALRSMNLEKISALMDKFEQQFETLDVQMQQMEDTMSSTTTLTIPQNQVDMLPQEMADEAGLDLNMELPQGQTGSFGTSVTSTEQDDLPQRLAHLCDQV; the protein is encoded by the exons atgaaagaaataataacagaAGAAACAGGAAGTGGGATTGTGGACCTACAGGCCGGCAGCACCTCCGGACTAGAACCGTGCTCTCGGAGCACCCAGCCATCAAATCCTTTCTGCTGCCGTGACTGTCGCCTCCCAAGAAAAGTCGTGGGACCATGTCGAATATGGAAATTGCATCTATGTTACCACTTAAGCGATGAGGTCGAG CTCCCAGTGCTATACAAACACCTATTTAACTTGAAGTTTGCTGCAAAGGAACTTAATAGGAATGCCAAGAAATgtgataaagaagaaaaggctgAAAAGGCCAAGATTGAAAAGGCCATTCAGAAAGGTAACACAGAAGTTGCAAGAATACATGCTGAAAATGCAATCTGCCAGAAAAACCAAGCATTTAATTTCTTGAGAATGGGTACTAGGGTTGATGCTGTGGCAGCCAGAGTTCAAACTGCAGTAACAATGGGCAAGGTAACCAAGCCCATGGCAGGCGTAGTTAAGTCTATGGATGCTGCATTGAGGAGTATGAACCTTGAAAAGATTTCTGCCCTGATGGACAAATTTGAACAGCAGTTTGAAACACTGGATGTTCAAATGCAGCAAATGGAAGACACAATGAGTAGTACTACAACCCTAACAATACCACAAAACCAAGTGGATATGCTGCCTCAAGAAATGGCAGATGAAGCTGGCCTTGATCTCAATATGGAACTACCACAAGGTCAGACAGGTTCTTTTGGCACAAGTGTTACTTCCACAGAACAGGATGATCTACCACAGAGGCTTGCTCATCTATGCGATCAAGTGTAA